The genomic stretch CGCCTGCGGCAGGGAAGTCTCGATTGCCTCAAGTTCTCGATTGACGGCGATGCGCAACGCTTGGAAGGTGCGGCGCGCCGGATGCGGCCCTCCCCGGCGCGCCGCTTGGGGGATGGCTGCCAGAATCGCTTCGACGAGTTGGTCGGTAGTCTCAAGTGGAGCGCGCTGCCGGGCCGCGACGATGAACTTGGCGATCCGAGCCGCCCAGCGGTCCTCTCCGTAAGTCCAAATGATTCGGCTGATCTCGCGCTCGGAGTACTCGTTCACGATCGAGCGAGCGGAAACTTGCTGCGTCGTGTCCATTCGCATGTCAAGCGGCGCATCGTGCTGGTAGGAAAAGCCACGCTCCGGCCGATCGAGGTGCATGGAGGACACGCCGAAGTCGTAGACCACCGCGTCGGTCCTTCCCCACCCGTTCTGCGCCACCAGCTCCCCCAAGTCCTCGAAGTTCCCGTGTACCAGTCGAACCCGATCCCCGAACTCCGCTAAGCGCTCTCCCGCCAAGCGGAGCGCCTCTGGGTCCCTATCGATTCCGAGCAACCGGCCAGCGGGCCCCATGGCCCGGAGGAGGGCTTCCGCATGCCCGCCTGCGCCCAACGTGCAGTCGACACAGACGCGTTCGCCTGGTTCGGGCACCGCATAGGCCACCGCCTGCGCTTGAAGGACCGGGACATGGAATTCACGCACGCATCACGCCTTTCACCTGGACGCGACCAGCCGGACGACGACGGCACCAAGGCCGAGGTAGATCCCAAGGCTCGAAGCAGTAAGCGCGAGCAGATAGATGCTGTCTTTGAGCTCGCGAACCGGAGCCCAACTGTCCTCTGCGACCCTGGCCACCGCGCCGATCTGCTGTGCTGCCTGCATCGTCTCCGCTCCTGTCAGAAGGGCAGGTCCGGGTGCGCGTCCGCGATCTCGGAGAACTCGCGCTCGGCCGGCGCCATGTGCTGCCGCCACCGCTCGGCGTCCCAGACCTCGAGTCGGGAACCCACGCCCGAGACCGTCACATCCCGATCAAGACCCGCATACGCCCGCAACTGCTCCGGAATCAGGACCCGCCCCTGCCGGTCCGGAACTTGTTCGATTGCCCCTGAGAAGATGACTCGCGCGGCATCGCGGGCCTGCTGGCTCGAAAGCGGCAGTTCGCTCAACTTCTTGGCCACCGTCGCCCACTCGCTCGTCGGGAACACCGAAAGACAACCGTTGCGTCCCTTGGTGATGACACAACCGGCCGCAAGCTCGGCGCGAAACCGAGAAGGCAGGATGACCCTGCCTTTTGCGTCAAGCGAGTGCTGGTACTCCCCCAGGAACACTTTTCCCTCTACCTTCCACCACTTGGCGCCACTCTACGCCACCGGCGGGAACGATGTCAACGCACTTGGAAGAGGGATCTTGGTCACTCTAGATCAAGATTGTTGCTTGTTGTTGCATCTGGGGAGAATGGGGCAAAAAAGCACAAGGGAGTCCCGCCGGATGCGGAGTCAGGCGCGCGCGCCGTGAAGCGAGAGTTCGCGCGTGATCGAAGTCAGGTACGGCTCCCATTTCGGGTCGATCCGACCCACCGCGACGATGATCCACACCGTTTCTCGCGGTGCCCCCGGCT from Actinomycetota bacterium encodes the following:
- the rsmH gene encoding 16S rRNA (cytosine(1402)-N(4))-methyltransferase RsmH, which codes for MREFHVPVLQAQAVAYAVPEPGERVCVDCTLGAGGHAEALLRAMGPAGRLLGIDRDPEALRLAGERLAEFGDRVRLVHGNFEDLGELVAQNGWGRTDAVVYDFGVSSMHLDRPERGFSYQHDAPLDMRMDTTQQVSARSIVNEYSEREISRIIWTYGEDRWAARIAKFIVAARQRAPLETTDQLVEAILAAIPQAARRGGPHPARRTFQALRIAVNRELEAIETSLPQAVDVLAPGGRLVALSYHSLEDRIVKRALRAEAGAESPRLRILTKKPVRPEDEEVARNPRASAGRLRAAERLAARPESTGPFGGGSAA
- the mraZ gene encoding division/cell wall cluster transcriptional repressor MraZ, which translates into the protein MFLGEYQHSLDAKGRVILPSRFRAELAAGCVITKGRNGCLSVFPTSEWATVAKKLSELPLSSQQARDAARVIFSGAIEQVPDRQGRVLIPEQLRAYAGLDRDVTVSGVGSRLEVWDAERWRQHMAPAEREFSEIADAHPDLPF